One region of Quercus lobata isolate SW786 chromosome 2, ValleyOak3.0 Primary Assembly, whole genome shotgun sequence genomic DNA includes:
- the LOC115970224 gene encoding protein indeterminate-domain 7-like isoform X2: MMNDMLMAENMSNLTTASGEISASSSTRNETTGTLYSQQSSASTNLAPPPKRKRNLPGNPDPEAEVIALSPKSLMATNRFLCEICNKGFQRDQNLQLHRRGHNLPWKLKQRTSKEVRKKVYICPEPTCVHHDPSRALGDLTGIKKHFCRKHGEKKWKCEKCSKRYAVQSDWKAHSKICGTKEYRCDCGTLFSRRDSFITHRAFCDALAQESARAITATTTKPLLSSQTPLHSHGIQAALQLKREQEVLNLSSEIPPWLTCPTPSAAGPTGPPSLNLSSSHLFSTNLDPPLVLHHENPTSNPKPNATTLPPFHPTAASPHTSATALLQKAAQMGATMSHPSPSQSMLRPGHLHQAHMSDTHTVFSPTSIASSKAVSGLGLSSREEIGSGFVHSLGSFENKAAANTVPTGFMQQQQSPSLLHNMMSSSLPSSSGFEGSSFQEAFNGTGNNNHRGGNEGMTRDFLGLRAFSHKDFINMAAGFEQMNENFVATFSISAHLRP, translated from the exons aTGATGAATGATATGCTGATGGCTGAGAATATGTCCAATTTGACTACTGCATCTGGTGAAATAAGTGCTTCTTCAAGTACAAGAAATGAAACTACTGGCACCCTGTACTCTCAACAGTCCTCTGCTTCAACAAATCTAGCACCACCaccaaaaaggaagagaaatctTCCAGGAAATCCAG ACCCAGAAGCAGAAGTGATAGCTTTGTCTCCCAAAAGTCTTATGGCAACAAACAGATTCTTATGTGAGATTTGTAACAAAGGGTTTCAAAGAGATCAAAACCTTCAGCTTCACAGAAGAGGGCATAATTTACCATGGAAATTAAAGCAAAGGACAAGCAAAGAGGTGAGGAAGAAGGTGTATATATGCCCAGAACCAACATGTGTGCATCATGACCCTTCAAGGGCTCTTGGGGACCTCACAGGGATCAAGAAGCACTTTTGCAGGAAGCACGGTGAAAAGAAGTGGAAGTGTGAAAAGTGCTCAAAGCGTTATGCAGTTCAATCAGATTGGAAAGCTCACTCCAAGATTTGTGGCACTAAAGAGTATAGATGTGATTGCGGAACCCTTTTCTCTAG GAGGGACAGTTTCATCACTCACAGAGCATTCTGTGATGCATTAGCACAAGAGAGTGCCAGAGCAAtcacagcaacaacaacaaaaccacTTCTGTCCTCACAAACCCCACTCCATAGCCATGGCATTCAAGCAGCACTTCAACTCAAAAGAGAACAAGAAGTACTAAATCTTTCATCAGAAATTCCACCTTGGTTAACTTGTCCTACACCATCAGCAGCTGGACCAACAGGGCCCCCATCTTTAAATCTTTCATCCTCACATTTATTCTCAACAAATTTAGACCCACCTCTAGTACTCCACCATGAAAACCCTACCTCAAACCCTAAACCTAATGCAACTACACTTCCTCCATTTCACCCCACAGCAGCTTCCCCACACACGTCTGCAACTGCATTATTGCAAAAAGCAGCTCAAATGGGTGCAACAATGAGCCACCCATCACCATCACAGTCCATGCTTAGACCTGGTCACCTCCACCAGGCTCACATGTCTGACACTCATACTGTGTTCAGTCCCACATCGATAGCCTCATCTAAAGCAGTTTCTGGTTTAGGTCTGTCTTCACGTGAAGAAATAGGAAGTGGGTTTGTTCATAGCTTGGGTTCTTTTGAGAATAAAGCTGCTGCAAATACTGTCCCCACTGGATTCATGCAGCAGCAACAATCTCCTTCTCTTCTTCATAACATGATGAGTTCTTCTTTGCCTTCTTCAAGTGGGTTTGAAGGTTCTTCCTTTCAAGAGGCTTTCAATGGGACTGGCAACAATAATCATAGAGGTGGCAATGAGGGAATGACAAGAGACTTTTTGGGTCTTAGAGCTTTCTCTCATAAAGATTTTATCAACATGGCCGCTGGGTTTGAACAAATGAATG AGAACTTTGTAGCTACATTTTCGATTAGTGCCCACCTAAGgccctaa
- the LOC115970224 gene encoding protein indeterminate-domain 7-like isoform X1 — protein MMNDMLMAENMSNLTTASGEISASSSTRNETTGTLYSQQSSASTNLAPPPKRKRNLPGNPDPEAEVIALSPKSLMATNRFLCEICNKGFQRDQNLQLHRRGHNLPWKLKQRTSKEVRKKVYICPEPTCVHHDPSRALGDLTGIKKHFCRKHGEKKWKCEKCSKRYAVQSDWKAHSKICGTKEYRCDCGTLFSRRDSFITHRAFCDALAQESARAITATTTKPLLSSQTPLHSHGIQAALQLKREQEVLNLSSEIPPWLTCPTPSAAGPTGPPSLNLSSSHLFSTNLDPPLVLHHENPTSNPKPNATTLPPFHPTAASPHTSATALLQKAAQMGATMSHPSPSQSMLRPGHLHQAHMSDTHTVFSPTSIASSKAVSGLGLSSREEIGSGFVHSLGSFENKAAANTVPTGFMQQQQSPSLLHNMMSSSLPSSSGFEGSSFQEAFNGTGNNNHRGGNEGMTRDFLGLRAFSHKDFINMAAGFEQMNGNSSSRSYAQHNRNQAPWQG, from the exons aTGATGAATGATATGCTGATGGCTGAGAATATGTCCAATTTGACTACTGCATCTGGTGAAATAAGTGCTTCTTCAAGTACAAGAAATGAAACTACTGGCACCCTGTACTCTCAACAGTCCTCTGCTTCAACAAATCTAGCACCACCaccaaaaaggaagagaaatctTCCAGGAAATCCAG ACCCAGAAGCAGAAGTGATAGCTTTGTCTCCCAAAAGTCTTATGGCAACAAACAGATTCTTATGTGAGATTTGTAACAAAGGGTTTCAAAGAGATCAAAACCTTCAGCTTCACAGAAGAGGGCATAATTTACCATGGAAATTAAAGCAAAGGACAAGCAAAGAGGTGAGGAAGAAGGTGTATATATGCCCAGAACCAACATGTGTGCATCATGACCCTTCAAGGGCTCTTGGGGACCTCACAGGGATCAAGAAGCACTTTTGCAGGAAGCACGGTGAAAAGAAGTGGAAGTGTGAAAAGTGCTCAAAGCGTTATGCAGTTCAATCAGATTGGAAAGCTCACTCCAAGATTTGTGGCACTAAAGAGTATAGATGTGATTGCGGAACCCTTTTCTCTAG GAGGGACAGTTTCATCACTCACAGAGCATTCTGTGATGCATTAGCACAAGAGAGTGCCAGAGCAAtcacagcaacaacaacaaaaccacTTCTGTCCTCACAAACCCCACTCCATAGCCATGGCATTCAAGCAGCACTTCAACTCAAAAGAGAACAAGAAGTACTAAATCTTTCATCAGAAATTCCACCTTGGTTAACTTGTCCTACACCATCAGCAGCTGGACCAACAGGGCCCCCATCTTTAAATCTTTCATCCTCACATTTATTCTCAACAAATTTAGACCCACCTCTAGTACTCCACCATGAAAACCCTACCTCAAACCCTAAACCTAATGCAACTACACTTCCTCCATTTCACCCCACAGCAGCTTCCCCACACACGTCTGCAACTGCATTATTGCAAAAAGCAGCTCAAATGGGTGCAACAATGAGCCACCCATCACCATCACAGTCCATGCTTAGACCTGGTCACCTCCACCAGGCTCACATGTCTGACACTCATACTGTGTTCAGTCCCACATCGATAGCCTCATCTAAAGCAGTTTCTGGTTTAGGTCTGTCTTCACGTGAAGAAATAGGAAGTGGGTTTGTTCATAGCTTGGGTTCTTTTGAGAATAAAGCTGCTGCAAATACTGTCCCCACTGGATTCATGCAGCAGCAACAATCTCCTTCTCTTCTTCATAACATGATGAGTTCTTCTTTGCCTTCTTCAAGTGGGTTTGAAGGTTCTTCCTTTCAAGAGGCTTTCAATGGGACTGGCAACAATAATCATAGAGGTGGCAATGAGGGAATGACAAGAGACTTTTTGGGTCTTAGAGCTTTCTCTCATAAAGATTTTATCAACATGGCCGCTGGGTTTGAACAAATGAATGGTAATTCTTCTTCAAGATCATATGCTCAGCACAATCGGAACCAAGCACCTTGGCAAGGTTAG